In one Acidobacteriota bacterium genomic region, the following are encoded:
- a CDS encoding ParA family protein, with protein sequence MTRSIAVFNHAGGVGKTTTTRDLGYEMASRGRKVLLIDADPQGSLSDFLGLDPHSRPHQEIFWQALLGETGDATDLPAPPHLESAFGMDIGLANLLVFQMEQRLAEMKNTQRLLDVLESIKDRYDFILIDCPPNVSEITVQVLMAVDEVLIPVQTEHKATIGLVIVQNEILKANQRRRRIRPELQISGIVPTIFSSTKTEHRNYLQAIHDFARQLSRRVLPPVSDRIAVAEASSAGKPLKVYAPNSPANADIEQIANLVFGS encoded by the coding sequence ATGACCCGTTCGATTGCGGTGTTTAACCATGCTGGTGGTGTCGGAAAAACCACGACCACCCGCGACCTTGGCTATGAAATGGCCTCGCGAGGCCGCAAGGTGTTGCTCATTGATGCTGATCCACAGGGAAGCCTGAGCGATTTTCTTGGCCTTGATCCGCATAGCCGACCACATCAGGAGATATTCTGGCAGGCGCTCCTGGGTGAAACCGGAGATGCGACTGACCTGCCGGCACCGCCGCATTTAGAGTCGGCATTTGGCATGGATATCGGTTTGGCCAACCTGCTGGTGTTCCAGATGGAACAACGGCTGGCCGAAATGAAAAACACCCAACGATTGCTGGATGTGCTGGAAAGCATTAAAGATCGGTATGATTTTATCCTGATTGATTGTCCGCCGAATGTTTCAGAAATTACGGTTCAGGTGTTGATGGCCGTGGATGAAGTCCTGATTCCGGTTCAAACCGAACATAAAGCCACCATCGGACTGGTCATCGTTCAGAATGAAATTTTAAAAGCCAATCAGCGGCGCCGTCGAATCCGACCTGAATTGCAGATTTCAGGGATTGTTCCAACCATTTTCAGCAGCACAAAGACCGAACATCGAAATTACCTGCAAGCCATTCACGACTTTGCCAGACAGCTTTCCCGTCGCGTGCTCCCGCCAGTGTCAGACCGCATCGCCGTGGCCGAAGCTTCGTCTGCCGGAAAACCACTCAAAGTCTATGCCCCAAATTCTCCAGCCAATGCCGATATTGAACAAATAGCCAATTTGGTGTTTGGCAGCTAA
- a CDS encoding Glu/Leu/Phe/Val dehydrogenase, with protein sequence MKLFQQLEEFSHEQLVFAQDSTIGYKAIIAIHSTALGPAVGGTRFWNYETEEDATIDALRLARGMTYKNAMAGLQLGGGKSVLIGDNRRTDREVLFRAHGRFIDGLGGRYITAEDVGTSPADMELIHRETRHVAGLASRNGDPSPWTARGVFRGIQAAAKYRWGSDDLAGRRIALQGLGNVGHHLARQLHQAGASLIVTDVSQNRVKRVVTELDFQAVDPADIFSVEADIFVPCALGAVINPETIPQLKVEIVAGAANNQLLDAQSGDELEDRGILYAPDYVVNAGGILSGSVDLVGWTPDFARSKVEAIYQTVLEVFEYAERENIPTYKAADRLAEQRIALAKATPPKKARSVPGN encoded by the coding sequence ATGAAGCTATTTCAACAGTTGGAAGAATTTAGCCACGAGCAGCTAGTGTTTGCTCAAGATTCAACCATTGGATATAAAGCGATTATTGCCATTCATAGCACAGCCCTTGGCCCCGCCGTCGGCGGGACCAGATTTTGGAATTATGAAACCGAGGAAGACGCCACGATTGATGCCCTCCGGCTGGCACGTGGGATGACTTATAAAAACGCCATGGCCGGTTTACAGCTTGGTGGTGGAAAGTCAGTTTTGATCGGAGACAATCGCCGCACCGACCGTGAAGTCTTGTTCCGGGCCCATGGGCGCTTCATTGACGGGCTGGGCGGGAGGTACATCACGGCGGAAGATGTCGGCACCAGTCCGGCGGATATGGAATTGATTCATCGGGAAACCCGCCATGTCGCTGGATTGGCAAGCCGTAACGGAGATCCGTCTCCCTGGACCGCTCGCGGTGTCTTTCGGGGAATCCAGGCAGCGGCCAAATATCGCTGGGGAAGTGATGATCTGGCTGGACGGCGGATCGCGCTCCAGGGACTTGGCAATGTCGGCCATCATCTGGCCCGGCAACTCCACCAGGCTGGCGCCAGCCTGATTGTGACAGATGTGAGTCAAAATCGAGTCAAACGTGTTGTGACCGAACTGGATTTCCAGGCAGTTGACCCAGCCGATATTTTTTCAGTTGAGGCCGATATCTTTGTTCCCTGTGCCTTAGGCGCGGTGATTAATCCAGAAACCATTCCGCAGTTGAAGGTTGAAATCGTCGCCGGTGCCGCCAACAACCAGCTTTTGGACGCTCAAAGCGGTGATGAACTGGAAGATCGGGGGATTTTGTACGCTCCCGATTATGTCGTGAATGCCGGAGGAATTCTCAGTGGCAGCGTGGATCTGGTCGGTTGGACGCCTGATTTTGCCCGTTCCAAAGTCGAAGCCATTTACCAGACGGTGCTTGAAGTGTTTGAGTACGCGGAACGTGAAAACATTCCGACGTACAAAGCGGCTGACCGACTGGCTGAACAGCGGATTGCGCTCGCCAAAGCCACACCGCCGAAAAAAGCTCGCTCCGTTCCTGGAAATTAG
- a CDS encoding ParB/RepB/Spo0J family partition protein, translated as MSKKKPPVRLPKQLMTNLAYQSVASQSGDVLLHVETSHIRPNPHQPRKIFDPETIAELAASIREHGILEPLIGQEASDGTYTLIAGERRWRAAQELNLSRVPMVLRGGSQTTDTGLLALVENLQRADLHPVEEVQALARIVEQCATQDEAAQLVGFQRSTLARLIRPAGLEAEILDLCLTIPQVTRNTLARLLDLPTLAARLAFLEKFNPKEQSAEVSKRRPSAKVKPNQFRFSQTQAGASFQVEVKYRKREASLPEIISALELALVEAKRQASE; from the coding sequence ATGAGCAAAAAGAAACCTCCGGTTCGATTACCGAAGCAATTGATGACCAACCTTGCCTATCAATCTGTCGCCAGCCAGAGCGGTGATGTGTTGTTGCACGTCGAAACCTCGCACATTCGTCCAAATCCGCACCAGCCGCGAAAAATATTTGACCCTGAAACAATTGCCGAACTGGCCGCCAGTATTCGCGAGCATGGCATTTTAGAGCCACTCATTGGCCAGGAAGCCTCGGACGGAACGTACACCTTAATTGCCGGTGAACGCCGGTGGCGGGCCGCCCAGGAGTTGAATCTGAGCCGGGTGCCGATGGTGCTGCGTGGTGGAAGTCAGACGACTGATACCGGACTACTGGCGCTGGTCGAAAACCTTCAGCGAGCCGATTTACATCCCGTCGAGGAAGTTCAGGCACTGGCCCGGATTGTCGAACAATGCGCCACTCAGGACGAAGCGGCCCAACTGGTCGGGTTTCAGCGCTCGACATTGGCGCGATTGATTCGACCAGCCGGATTGGAAGCTGAAATCCTTGACCTGTGTTTAACCATTCCACAAGTGACCCGCAACACGCTTGCCAGGCTACTTGATTTGCCAACGCTGGCAGCCCGGCTGGCTTTTCTGGAGAAATTTAACCCCAAAGAGCAATCAGCCGAAGTCTCGAAACGTCGGCCATCCGCGAAGGTAAAACCAAATCAATTTCGGTTCTCGCAAACCCAGGCTGGGGCTTCGTTTCAGGTTGAAGTCAAATACCGCAAACGTGAAGCATCGTTGCCAGAGATCATATCTGCTCTGGAACTGGCTCTGGTTGAAGCAAAGCGCCAGGCAAGTGAATAG